Within the Nitrososphaerota archaeon genome, the region CGCTGGGCATCAACGACTTCCCGATCTATGCGGTTTCTGCAAAGTGGGCTAATGAGGGATACCGTACGGCAAACTCGCACAAATTGGCCGAGAGCGGCGTGCAGGGGCTCATGGAAGTCCTGAACAATCTCCTCCACGGGGAAAAGCAGGAGATTCTGATCGCCTCGACGGTGACGAAGGCCCTGAAGGCGGCCGAGGACCTTCGCATTTCGCAGGAGATAGCAATCAAGTCAGCCGAGATGCCCCTGAATCGCCTTGGAGAGACACTGAAGCAGTTGGACTGGTTCCTTCAGGGAGTGGACACCAAGAAGCGCGAGATCTTCTACCTTCTCGATGGGAAATCCAAAGAGATAATCCAGATGCTTAACGAAGACCTCGAGAGCTTAAAGAGAGAACGCGAAGCTGGGTTCCTCGCCAAACTGGAAGCCTACGCCAACGAACTGCTAACGTCGAAGAGGAACGTGCGAGAAACGACGAGTATGCTGGAGGAAAAGCTCTCAGAGGAATTGAGAGCGGTATATTCCGAGTTCATTGCCAAGGAGGACGAAAGAATAGCTGTCAGATTCGGCGAGCTCGTAAGCACTTTCAGCCACCAGGTCGATTTGCTGGGGGGGGACGTGCGACGCGAAGTGTCGACGCTTTTCGGCATCAAGACGGAGCTCCCCCTGCCGGGCATGAGTCTGACCTCCGAGCACAGGTTCTACTACCTGTCAGACCAGCTTCCGCCGATCGGCGGAATGTTCGTGGGGGAACTATCCGCCATGCTGCCTACGCTCCTCGTGAAGGGCACTCTCCAGAAGAGGTTCATGGGGCAGGCCAAGGAGGCACTCGACAGGACCGCGGGGAGAATCAGGTATGACTACTTCGTCGTCAGGCTCGACAGGGGGATAATCGGGCTGAGGCGCGAAATAGGACGTCTTCTCGATTCATCGATCACAGCAGCCAGGGACGCCGTCCTGGAGGGGACGCGCATGCACCAAAGGAGCAGCGAGGAGGTGAATATGGCCTTGGAAGAACTCAATCGGACTCTAAGGGAGATTCAATCGGTGATGGAACTGTTAGGAGGGCTTATACGAGAAGGACCTGGCCCGGCAGCGCAGATGCGGTCGGCTCTGCGAGACGTGGGACAGGCACGAGACGCTGGAGCGACCTGAAGTGGGAGATGCAAGTGCTCAGAAAATTCCTGGTGGGGTACGACGGTTCCGTGCAGGCAGAGCGTGCCCTGGAGTTTGCAATCGCCATAGCCTCGCAGACCGAGGGTTCAGAGATCCATGTCGGATATGTCGTCCAGAAACCGGGCGGGGTCCCCGACCCGATTCCTGACGAACTGATGGAGTCCCTAAGGAGGACAGGAAGGGAGACGCTGATGAACGCCGAACGGACAGTTAGGAAGAACCTCGTAGAAGTCGCCGTGCATCTCGAAGCGGGGAGCCCAGGCGAGAAGCTGCTGGAGTTGGCAGGGCGATTGAAGCCTGACCTGGTTGTCCTCGGGACGCTTCAGCACTCAGCTTCGGAGAAACTCCTTGGGACAGTGTCCTCGTACTTTCTGAAATCCCGGGAGTTCCCTCTTCTGATTGTCCCCCCAGCGGGTCAGCCCGCAGCGAGCAGGATGTAGATGAGGACGAAGATGAAGGGTTCTGTCCAGTCTCCGCTTGAGGAGCCACCTGATCGAGCCCCTCAGCTCCCCGCGCTTCAGCCCATAGTTGGCCCTCTCCTGGACGACGGCGAGCGTCTCCCTGGTCTCCTGGTCCCTCATATGGGCCACCGGCAGGTAGTTGGTCCTGAGCAGGTCACCCAGTATCCTCGCGTCCGCGACGTCGTGCTTGGTGCTTGACCTGGATATCAGCTGCAGCCGGTTCTCGTTGGCTTCGTCCAGAAATTCTTGGCATTCTTCGTAAATTTCTTCGTACTGCTTCCTCCTGGTCCTCCTGGAACATCTTTGAGGGCACGTCTTCATCCTGCCCTTCTAGAGCGTTGACATCCATCACCAGGATGGTGCCGTGTCTCTTGAAGCCCGACCTGAACTGTTCGATATCCCTCCTGATCTGTGGTGTGTTGGGGAGCAAACAAAGGGACACCGGCGGATAGACGGCCCCGAGCTTCTTGAAATTCCTCCACGCCCTGACTCTCAGTTTGGAAGGCTCGTTTGGAAGGTCATAGGCGACTATGATCCACTTGTTGGCCTCCGACCGGCTCATGAATTGGTGCGATATGTCCCCTCGTTGATTTAAGCGTATCAATCATGAACTCTTACCGGCCACCGGTCCGGAGCCCCTTCACAAGTTGTTCGAAGATGGATTCTTCGTCACCGATGAGCTGTTTGAGCTTCGACACGACCTGTTCGATGTCGTATTCGGCCCTGTGGAACTGCACCTCCCTTGTGGACGTATCCAGGATGGCATAAGACGCACGGGGGTCCCCATCCTTCGGCATGCCGACGCTCCCGGGATTGACTATCTATCTCGTCCCATCCTTAATCCCATAAGGCACGTGGGGGTGCCCCAGCAAGAGGAGATCCGCCCCTTTGACCTCCATGTTGGCCGCTTCCTCCTTCGTGATGTACTTGTAGAGCTCGTCGCCTGGAGCGGCGTGTAGCATTCTCGCCCTTAGGTCGCCGTACGCCAGGTCGAGGGTCTCTCCCGCCCCGCCAAGCATCTGAAGCGCCCTCCTCGGCATCCTCTGAAAGGTGATTCTCTCCCGTGTCCTGACGGCTGCCTGGTACGTCTTCGAGCTGCTCCGGCAGTCAAGCCCGAACGCCGCGGCTACATCGTGGTTGCTCACCACCCTCTTTGCCCTTATCCGCTTCAGTTTGGAGTAGACTTCGAAGGGGAACGGCCCGTAGTCGACGGCATCCCCCATGAACAGCACGTCGTCGTACCTGGCCTTGCCGAGGACAGCATCCAGTGCAGGGAGATTCGAGTGGGCATCTGAGATGAGGAGGACCTTCACTTGCGTTCCTCGGTACCGTTCCGGGCCAATTATGTATTTCCTGCATCGTTTCCGGTCCGGCGATTGTCACGCACGAAAGCAATAAAACCAGATGTAATGACGGTTACATTCGGGAGCTGAGAGAACCGTGGCGAAGCCCGGAAGGGTGCGTCTTGACGTCAGAATCGGGAAGGAGACCTACTCCCTGCTCCAGAACCTCGCAAATGGCTCCGCGCAGGTCGAATGTTCGGCGGTTCAGGCCGCCATAGAGAGGGGCATGAAACGCTACTGGGCCCACTGGTTCGACATCGCCGCGACCGAGTACGAGCGCCTGAGAAAGCGGCACGGCCAGTGCCAGAAGGACAACGAGCTGCTTCAGGGCCTGATGGACCAGAACAGCGAGCTCGAGCGTTTCGTGGAGAGCGCAGGAGATCCTGCATGATCAAAGCGTGCTGGCCGAGGGCGCTCAGGAGAACCGAGGAGGTTGCCGGGGGGCCGCTGGTTAGCGTCGAAGGCAAAATCGCCGGAGAGGGCGCCGTCAGCCTCGAAGTTTCATTTGCGCGGGACTACTGGGAGACGCTGGAGACGTTCTTGAGACAGAAAATTGGCTATCTCACCGAACGCGAGAAGGCAGATGCTATGTCCCCACTTCTCGATTACGGTGCCCACGAGGAGAGCACTGCAAGAGAGCTGACGATGACCGAGAAGTTCGCGGTCGGCGCCAAGCACTCATCCCTGAAGTTCAGGATGTTCAAATGCTTCCAGGCGAACAAGGCGATAGCGGTTGGCCTTACCGTCCACCTGACCCACAACAAATCCCTCGAGAGGAAAGTTGCAGAGTTGCGGGGGGCGGAGGCGGTCCCTCACGACGAGTGGGATTCATGGGACGATGCAAAGGTCAGCGAATTCCACAACAGGTATCTCTTCGTCAGGTGATTGTCATTGTTGGCAGAGGAAATCGCGTCACTCGCATCCAAGGCGGCTCGGCCGCCGGTATTCGGCTTCTCGAACCTCACGGACGCCCTGTGGGTGGGGGCCCAACCGATCCGTTTTCCAAGGGAGGTGCGGCAGGCAGAATTCTACCTCAAGTTCGCCGGCAGCATCAGCCTGGAAGAAATGCACGCGCCGAGAGACTTGGTCTCCGAGGGCATCAGCATCCCGTGGGACCACGATATCACGAGGAACACCGCGCTCATCGGCGGCGTCCAGTACGCACTGGAGAAGGACGCGCTGCGGAGCCTCGGCTCCACCAGGGTCCGGTTCAGCAAGGCGGGGTTCTTCCATGTTGCACGGGCGAAAGTAGCTCACGCCCAGAGGCTGAGCGAGTCCTCAGGCCTGGCCGCGGTCTTGATTCTTGAAAGGGAGGAAGGGAGGAAGTACCCTCTGTTCCTAGCGGCCGGAATCCTCCCCCACGGTCTGAGGTCAGGGGACACCGTCGAGGCGGCCTATCTCTCGGTGGTGGGGGAGAGGACCTTGGCGGGGTCGCCCGCGCCTGCGGAAGTTTTCCTTGAGGGACTGGCGGTCGAGCTTCTGCATTCCTCGCCCAACCACCCTCCTCTCGCCTGGGTGAGTGCCCGCGAGAAGATTGACTGCGCCCTGTCGGATTTCGAGCCCCCTCCGACGGGCGGGAACAAGAAGACGGAGGCGTGGAGGAAAGCTGCGACGGCTGCGGTCAAGTCCAGCCTGCGAAAGGGGATGGTCTATACGGACTGGGACGACGAGCGTTACATGTACGGCGAAATAGGAAGGAGGGCCGCGGATGCCGCCAGGAAGCAGGCCGAGCCGCGAAGGGCGCGAAAGCCAGCATGATGAGAAGGGAAAGCTTCGACGCGGGGATTAGGGTGCTGGCGTCGGTGGCAATCCTGCGCGGCAAAAAGATACTCTTGATTAAGGAACAGGAGGAGCCGTACAACGGGCTGTGGGTCCTCCCGCAGGGGTACGTCAAGCAGGGTGAAACGGTGAGCGACGCCGCCAATAGGGAGGTTCACGAGGAACTCGGGGTCGAGGTTGAACTTGACGGGCTGGTCGGGATC harbors:
- a CDS encoding dynamin family protein, giving the protein MMLSQGKTSQIARIEESLDALRRVAESKAGSSQAATLEYLEELRQKLISEDFYLAVLGLFKRGKSTLINALLQSEVLPVGVVPVTSVITLLKYGDQPRATVSFVNGTTKEVGITEIPQYITEKGNPSNAKGVKEVEVRVPSGILKSGITMIDTPGVGSTFAGGTQATYRFLERADACLFTLAVDPPIGQSELDLLKAITPHARKLIFVLNKKDYMDEASLREAVSFCRDVIESALGINDFPIYAVSAKWANEGYRTANSHKLAESGVQGLMEVLNNLLHGEKQEILIASTVTKALKAAEDLRISQEIAIKSAEMPLNRLGETLKQLDWFLQGVDTKKREIFYLLDGKSKEIIQMLNEDLESLKREREAGFLAKLEAYANELLTSKRNVRETTSMLEEKLSEELRAVYSEFIAKEDERIAVRFGELVSTFSHQVDLLGGDVRREVSTLFGIKTELPLPGMSLTSEHRFYYLSDQLPPIGGMFVGELSAMLPTLLVKGTLQKRFMGQAKEALDRTAGRIRYDYFVVRLDRGIIGLRREIGRLLDSSITAARDAVLEGTRMHQRSSEEVNMALEELNRTLREIQSVMELLGGLIREGPGPAAQMRSALRDVGQARDAGAT
- a CDS encoding universal stress protein, with amino-acid sequence MLRKFLVGYDGSVQAERALEFAIAIASQTEGSEIHVGYVVQKPGGVPDPIPDELMESLRRTGRETLMNAERTVRKNLVEVAVHLEAGSPGEKLLELAGRLKPDLVVLGTLQHSASEKLLGTVSSYFLKSREFPLLIVPPAGQPAASRM
- a CDS encoding metallophosphoesterase family protein, which encodes MKVLLISDAHSNLPALDAVLGKARYDDVLFMGDAVDYGPFPFEVYSKLKRIRAKRVVSNHDVAAAFGLDCRSSSKTYQAAVRTRERITFQRMPRRALQMLGGAGETLDLAYGDLRARMLHAAPGDELYKYITKEEAANMEVKGADLLLLGHPHVPYGIKDGTR
- a CDS encoding NUDIX hydrolase, translated to MMRRESFDAGIRVLASVAILRGKKILLIKEQEEPYNGLWVLPQGYVKQGETVSDAANREVHEELGVEVELDGLVGIYDDFHDGSNPVHYVIATYFGTINGSAEPRPTTEAIDSAWVDVSKGLPAVPPVMRRMLHDVARGTGRKGRAVW